The Verrucomicrobiota bacterium region TTGCATCGGGTGAGCAATTTGCTCCGCACAGCCCCGGAGCAGGAATATCCTTTTCATCCCCCCCCCCGACAATTCCCTGATTACATGCCACAAACTGACTCGCCAACAAACGCTCCTCCAGACCACCGATATGAACCAAATAATCTCAAATCTCAGCCTGACCCCGATTCCATGACCCCGATTCCCTGACCCCGATTCCTCCCCGATTCCCAGACACTGTGGTTATGCCCAAGACGAGACTTGACACGTTTAAATGCAGTGATACATTAAATCTATCATGAAAACCGCTACCGTTGCTGATCTCAGAAATAACTTTCGGCGTGTCTCTGCTTGGATAGAGCATGGAGAAACGGTGAAAATCCTCAAACGCGGCCGTGCTTTTGCTCAACTTACAGCCATCCCTGTGGCGGAGACTGGCGGCACCCTTGTGAAGCCCGATATCATGGCCCAACTCAAGGAAGTGTGGGGTGAGCGCATATTGTCGATGGAGGAGGTCAAAGCGATGCGAGATGACGAATTGGCGGACGATTTAGGATGATTGCCTATCCTGACACCTCGTTTTTGTGCGCCATGTATCGGCAACAGTACAACTCAGGATGCGCCGCCAGCCATTTTGCCCAAATGCCGGAGCCTTTGCACTTGGCCTCCCCTTTATTGTTCGAGTTTCGGCAGGCTACACGTTGGCAGGTATTTCTCCACGCGAACAACCCAACTAAAGGATTTGATCGGACCACCGCGGTCGCCGCCATGGGGAAACTCCAAATCAATATTTCGACTGGTGCGGTAGTGATCGTTCCAGTGGACTGG contains the following coding sequences:
- a CDS encoding prevent-host-death protein, which codes for MKTATVADLRNNFRRVSAWIEHGETVKILKRGRAFAQLTAIPVAETGGTLVKPDIMAQLKEVWGERILSMEEVKAMRDDELADDLG
- a CDS encoding PIN domain-containing protein; its protein translation is MIAYPDTSFLCAMYRQQYNSGCAASHFAQMPEPLHLASPLLFEFRQATRWQVFLHANNPTKGFDRTTAVAAMGKLQINISTGAVVIVPVDWADVVSIGERLSAQYTWTEGYRGFDVLHVATALHLGAREFLTFDAKQKKLAEAEGLVVPL